Proteins encoded within one genomic window of Aquarana catesbeiana isolate 2022-GZ linkage group LG03, ASM4218655v1, whole genome shotgun sequence:
- the EGR1 gene encoding early growth response protein 1, with the protein MAVAKAEMLISPLQISDPFSSFPHSPTMDNYPKLEEMMLLNSGGSQFLGATVPEGSGFNSSGEGADHFDHLAADAFSEMSLHNDKTVIETSYANHTNRLPSLTYTGRFSLEPAHNSSNTLWPEPLFSLVSGLVGMANMTTTSTPSSSPSSSSSSSQSPPLSCSVQSSDSSPIYSAAPTFPNSNQELFSDQSVQSFPNVSSASIQYPPPAYPVTKTSFQVPMIPDYLFPQQQGDVSLVSPDQKPFQAIETRAHQPSLTPLSTIKAFATQTVSQDLKTINNNSYQSQLIKPSRMRKYPNRPSKTPPHERPYACPVESCDRRFSRSDELTRHIRIHTGQKPFQCRICMRNFSRSDHLTTHIRTHTGEKPFACDICGRKFARSDERKRHTKIHLRQKDKKNDKATPVSVASPISSYSPSASTSYPSPVPTSYSSPVSSSYPSPVHSSYPSPSAAVTYPSVTSTFQAPGITSFSSSVVTNSYSSPVSSALSDMSITYSPRTIEIC; encoded by the exons ATGGCAGTTGCCAAGGCAGAGATGCTCATCTCCCCTCTGCAGATCTCCGACCCGTTCAGTTCTTTCCCACATTCCCCCACCATGGATAACTACCCTAAACTGGAAGAGATGATGCTCCTCAACTCAGGGGGATCCCAGTTCCTGGGCGCCACAGTCCCCGAGGGCAGCGGATTTAACTCCTCGGGGGAGGGAGCTGACCACTTCgatcacctggctgcag ATGCCTTCTCTGAAATGTCACTGCACAACGACAAGACGGTGATCGAGACCAGCTATGCCAACCACACCAACCGATTGCCATCCCTGACCTACACCGGTCGCTTCTCCTTGGAGCCTGCACACAACAGCAGCAACACCCTGTGGCCAGAGCCCCTCTTCAGCTTGGTCAGCGGACTGGTTGGGATGGCCAATATGACCACCACTTCAACTCCTTCATCATctccttcttcatcttcttcttcttcccagagCCCTCCATTGAGCTGCTCTGTACAGTCAAGTGACAGCAGCCCCATCTACTCTGCAGCACCTACCTTTCCTAACTCCAACCAAGAGCTCTTCTCTGATCAATCAGTGCAGTCCTTTCCCAATGTTTCATCTGCTTCGATCCAATATCCACCCCCTGCCTATCCTGTGACCAAGACCAGTTTCCAGGTGCCAATGATCCCAGACTACCTGTTTCCACAGCAACAGGGAGATGTCAGTCTGGTGTCTCCTGATCAGAAACCCTTCCAGGCTATAGAAACCAGAGCCCACCAGCCTTCCCTCACCCCCTTGTCCACCATCAAGGCCTTTGCTACACAGACTGTTTCCCAAGATCTCAAGACTATCAATAACAACAGTTATCAATCTCAGCTCATCAAGCCAAGCAGAATGAGGAAATACCCCAACCGCCCAAGTAAGACCCCACCGCACGAGAGACCTTATGCTTGCCCTGTTGAGTCTTGTGATAGGAGGTTCTCCAGGTCTGATGAACTGACAAGGCACATCCGAATCCACACTGGGCAGAAGCCCTTTCAGTGCCGCATCTGCATGAGGAATTTCAGCAGGAGCGACCACTTGACAACTCATATTCGCacacacacaggggaaaagccatttGCTTGTGACATTTGTGGTAGAAAGTTTGCCAGAAGTGATGAGAGAAAAAGGCACACTAAAATTCACTTGAGGCAAAAGGACAAAAAGAACGATAAGGCAACTCCTGTATCTGTTGCATCTCCCATCTCTTCCTACTCCCCATCAGCCTCAACATCTTACCCATCTCCAGTGCCAACATCCTATTCTTCTCCCGTATCTTCTTCCTACCCCTCACCAGTCCACAGCTCTTACCCATCTCCTTCCGCGGCCGTTACATACCCCTCTGTTACCTCCACCTTCCAGGCCCCTGGTATCACCAGCTTCTCATCTTCAGTGGTCACCAACTCCTACAGTTCACCAGTGTCCTCTGCACTTTCCGATATGTCCATCACATATTCTCCAAGGACAATTGAGATCTGTTGA